One segment of Paenibacillus rhizovicinus DNA contains the following:
- a CDS encoding ArsR/SmtB family transcription factor: MVEDNEEIKQAVKVYKALGEPTRIKIAMLLVEEMNLCCSDISSKLESIAGSTLSHHLKQLTECGLLTMRKDGTYIYYSVNKEVARKYVPYLLG, from the coding sequence ATGGTCGAGGACAACGAGGAGATCAAACAGGCAGTGAAAGTCTACAAAGCACTCGGAGAGCCGACCCGGATCAAAATAGCGATGCTTCTTGTGGAAGAAATGAATCTGTGCTGCTCCGACATTTCAAGCAAGCTCGAGTCCATCGCCGGTTCCACGCTGTCTCACCACTTGAAGCAGCTTACGGAATGCGGCCTGCTCACGATGCGCAAAGACGGCACGTACATTTATTACAGCGTCAATAAAGAAGTCGCGCGCAAATACGTCCCTTATTTATTGGGATAG